A portion of the Kazachstania africana CBS 2517 chromosome 2, complete genome genome contains these proteins:
- the RPS10B gene encoding 40S ribosomal protein eS10 (similar to Saccharomyces cerevisiae RPS10B (YMR230W) and RPS10A (YOR293W); ancestral locus Anc_8.760), producing MLIPKEERSKIHKYLFQEGVVVAKKDFNQPRHEEIDTRNLYVIKALQSLTSKGYVKTQFSWQYYYYTLTEEGVEYLRDYLHLPEHIVPGTYIQDRSQNQRPQRRY from the exons ATGTTAAttccaaaagaagaaagatctAAGATCCACAAATACTTATTTCAAG AAGGTGTTGTTGTCGCCAAGAAGGATTTCAACCAACCAAGACacgaagaaattgataccAGAAACTTATATGTTATCAAGGCTTTACAATCCTTAACTTCCAAGGGTTACGTCAAGACTCAATTCTCATGGCAATACTACTACTACACTTTAACTGAAGAAGGTGTTGAATATTTAAGAGACTACTTACACTTACCAGAACACATTGTTCCAGGTACTTACATTCAAGACAGATCTCAAAACCAAAGACCACAAAGAAGATACTAA